CTACGCCACAGGCGCGGTCGACCGGCGCCAGGCCATCCGCGACCTGAAGCCGGTCTACGTGGCGCTCAAACAGAAGCTCTACTTCGACCACCTGGCGGCGGGGGTGGCCGGCGTCGCCCTGGCGCTCAGCTCGCTGGTGGGGGCCTTCGACCGCTGGGTGATCGACGGGCTGGTCAACGGTGCCGGCTGGCTGGCCATGACCGTCGGCAACGGCGTCCGCAAGGCGGCCGCCGGCAGCGGCCAGGCCTACGCCATGATCCTCTTGGCGGGCGCCCTGGTGGGGCTTTTGGTACTCCGGGTGATGGGAGGGTAAGCCTTGCACGTTCCGATTCTCTCCGTCCTGCTCCTGCTCCCGCTGGCCGGCGCCCTCGTCACCCTGGCCCTGCCCGCCGGCCGGCCGGGCCTGCTGCGCGGCTGGGCGACCGCCGTCGCCGCGCTGGAGCTGCTGCTCTTCGCGGTGGCGCTCGGAGGCTTCGACCCCGGCCGCTCCGGCTTCCAGCTGATGGAGCGCGTGCCCTGGGTGCCGTCGTTGGGCATCCAATACTACCTGGGCGTCGACGGTATCGGCCTGGCCATGGTCGGGCTGAGCGCCCTGGTCTGGCTGGTGGCGGTGATCGCCTCCTACGGCATCGAGGAGCGGGTGAAGGAGTACTTCCTTCTGCTCCTCATCCTGGAGGCGGCGGTGATGGGCGTCTTCGAGTCCCTGGACTACGTCCTCTTCTACGTGGCCTGGGAGCTCGTGCTGGTGCCCATGTACTTCCTGATCGCCATCTGGGGCGGGCCGCGGCGGGAGTACGCGGCCATGAAGTTCATCCTCTACACCATGGTCGGCTCGCTGCTGATGCTGGTGGGCATCGTGGCGCTCTACGCCTTCACCGGCTTCCGGACCTTCTCCATTCCGGAGATCGCCCGCCTGGCGCCGGCCATGGTGCCCGCGCAATGGAAGGACTGGATCTGGCTCTTGCTCTTCGCGGGCTTCGCGGTCAAGGTGCCCATCTGGCCCTTCCACACCTGGCTGCCCGACGCCCACGTGGAGGCGCCGACGCCCATCTCGGTGGTGCTGGCGGCCATCCTGCTGAAGCTGGGAGTCTTCGGCTTCCTGCGCATCAGCGACCCGACGCTGCCGGAGGCGGCGCGCCACTTCGCCCCGGCCTTCGCCGCGCTGGGCGTGATCAACATCCTCTACGCCGCCTTCGCCGCCCTGGCCCAGAAGGACATGAAGCGCGTCGTCGCCTACTCGAGCATCAGCCACATGGGCTTCGCCGTCCTGGGGATCGCGGCCGGGACGCCGCTCTCGGTCAACGGCGCCGTCTTCGTCATGGTCTCCCACGGCCTGGTGGCCGCCATGCTCTTCCTCATGGTGGGCGTCTTCTACGACAGGACGCACACGCGCGACATGGACCGCGTCAACGGCATGTACGACGCGACCCCGGTGGCGGCGACCTTCATGGCCTTCGCGGCCTTCGCCAACCTGGGGCTGCCCTTCCTCTCCGGCTTCGTCGGGGAGTTCTTCACGCTGGCGGGCACCATCGGCGTCTTCCGCACGCAGGTCTTTCTGGCGGCGGCGGGCCTGGTGATGGTGGCCGCCTTCAACCTGATGCTGATGCACAAGGTGCTGATGGGGAGGCCGCACGAGGAGCACCGCGGCCTGCCGGACATCCGCCCGCGGGAAGTGGTGAGCATGCTGCCGCTGATGGCCTTCACCCTCCTGCTGGGCGTGCTGCCGGCCACGCTGGTCCACCTGACCAACCCCAGCGCACTCCAGCTGGTCCGGCTGCTGGCCGGCCTGGGAGGGGGTCTCTAGATGCCACCGGTCGCCGATCTGGCTGCCATCCTGCCGGAGCTCATCCTGACCGGGCTGGGGCTGCTCCTGCTCCTCGTCGCCGCCTTCGTCGACGAGCGCGGCGAACGGGCGGTCAGCCCCTACCTGACCGTGGCCGGCCTCCTGGTCGCCTTCGCCAGCCTGGCCTGGACGCCGCTGCGCAACCGGCCCGTGCTGGGCGGCATGGTCCACGCCGACCTCTTCACCCTCTTCTTCCGCATGGTGCTTATCGGGGCGCTGCTCATCGTGGTGCTGATGAGCGGGCGCTACGCCGAGCGGAGGGGGATCTCGGCGGGCGCCTTCTACGCGCTCCTGGTCTTCGCCACCGTGGGCGCGCTCTTCTTTCTGGACGCCGGCGACGCGGTCAGCTTCTACGTCGGCCTGGAGACGCTGACCATCCCCTCCTACCTGCTGGCGGGGATGCTGACGCGCGACGCGCGTTCCAACGAGGCGGCGCTCAAATACTTCCTGAACGGCGCCGTCGCCTCGGCCATCCTCCTCTTCGGCCTCTCGCTCCTCTACGGCGCCACGGGCACCACCGCCCTGGCCGCCATCGCCACGCGCCTGGCCGCCTCGGGCGCCGACCCGTTGGCGCTCTCCGGCCTGCTCCTGGTGCTGGTGGGCCTGGGCTTCAAGGTGAGCGCGGTCCCCTTCCACCTCTGGGCGCCGGACACCTACGAGGGGTCGCCGACGCCGGTGACCGCCTTCCTCTCGGTGGTCTCCAAGGGGGCGGCCTTCGCCGCCATCCTGCGCCTGCTCTTCACGGCGCTGACGCCGCTGCGCGCCGACTGGAGCGCCGTCTTCGCGGTGCTCTCGCTGCTCTCCATGATCGTGGGCAACGTCTCGGCGCTCCACCAGCGGAACCTGAAGCGCCTGCTGGCCTACTCGTCGATCGCCCACGCCGGCTACGTCATGGCGGGGCTGGCGGCGGGGACGGCGCTGGGCTTCCAGGCGGTCATGTTCTACGTGCTGGTCTACGCCGTGATGAACCTGGGCGCCTTCGCGGTGGTGGTGGCGCTGGGGGAGGCGGGCGAGGAGGAGAGCCTGGAGGGCATCCGCGGCCTGGGCCGGCGGAACCCGTGGCTGGCGGCGGCGATGACGCTCTTCCTGCTCTCGCTCATCGGCATCCCCTTCTTCCCCGGCTTCTGGGGGAAGCTCTACCTCTTCCAGGCGACCGTGCAGGCGGGGATGGCCTGGCTCGCCATCACCATCGGCGTCAACTCGGCGGTGAGCGTCTACTACTACTACGGCGTCATCCACGCCATGTTCGTCCAGCAGCCGGAGGAGGGGCGCGCCGCCGCGCTCCACACCTCCTGGGGCGTGGGCCTGGGCGTGGCGGTGACGGCGCTGGCCGTCCTGCTGGTAGGGTTGGCACCCGGGGGCTTCCTGGGCTGGGTGGCGCAGGCCGCTTGGTTCCGCTGAGCCGAGGGGGGTCGGGCGGAGCGCGGGCGCCGCTCCCCGCCCGACCCCGGAGCAGGCGCGGCTGGTGACGACCCCGATCCAGGAAGGGAAACCGGGAGGTTGACCTCCCGGTTCCTCGTCTCTCCGGCGCACCCCGGTCGCCCGTCCGCCCCGGCTCCGGCTCGCGTGACCGTCTGCGGCCGCGCTGCGGCGCAAGACCATTCGAGGATCTATCCAATCGACCATGGATTCTATCGCCCATCTGATCTAAGATCAGAGGCGCCGCCTCACCGCAGCCGCCGGCGGCCTTCGGCCGCCGGCGCGGCCGGGTGGCGGGGAGGGGGGCCGGCGCCATGACGGCGTCCGAGACGAAAGCCGGCGGCACCCGGCGGGAGGGGCCTCCACCCCGGGAGGCCGGGCCGGGCGTGGACGAGGTGAGCGACAGCCTGGTGGCGCTCTGCCAGCTGATCCGCAGGCGGACGCACCCGGTCCGCCGGGGCGAGATGACGCCGGAACAGTTCTGGCTCCTCCATCGGCTGGAGCGGCGGGGGCCGCTCAGCATCGGGCGGCTGGCCGAAGAGCTGGGCGTCAGCCAGAGCTCGGTGACGGTCTCCTGCCAGCGGCTGGAGCGGATGGGCTGGCTGCGGCGGCGGAGGCTCTCCAGCGACGAGCGGGTGGTGGAGGTGGAGCTGACCGGCGAGGGCGGGGAGCGGCTGGCTTCCTGGCGAGAGGCGCGGCGCCGCCTGGTGGCCGAACTGCTCGAGCCGCTGGCGGACGGCGAGCGGGCGGAGCTGGGGCGGTTGCTCCGGCGCGTCCTGGCCGCGGCCGGCGGCGAGGAGGGGATGGGCGATGGCACTGATTGAAGTGCGCGGCCTCGTCAAGCGCTTCGGTGCGCAGACGGCGGTGGACGGCATCTCCTTCGACGTGGAGGAGGGCGAGGTCTTCGGCCTGCTGGGGCCCAACGGGGCGGGCAAGACGACCACCATCCGCATCCTGACGACGCTCATCCCGCCCACGGCGGGCGAGGTGCACATCGCGGGTCTCGACCTGCGCCGGGAGGGCCCGCGCCTGCGGCAGCTCTTCGGCTACGTGCCGCAGAACCTCTCCGCCGACGGATCGCTCACCGGCTACGAGAACCTGCTGATCACCGCCAAGCTGCTCGGCCTGCCGCGGGCGGAGCGGGAGCGGCGCATCGACGAGACGCTCCGTCTGCTCCGCCTGGAGGAGGCGCGCGACCAGCTGGTCCAGCAGTACTCGGGCGGCATGGTGCGCCGGCTGGAGGTGGGCCAGGCGATCCTCCACCGGCCGCGCCTGCTCATCCTCGACGAGCCGACGGTGGGCCTCGATCCCGCCGCGCGGAACGCCATCTGGGCCATGCTGGGGCAGCTGCGCCGGGAGAGCGGCCTGACCGTCCTGGTCACCACCCACTACATGGAGGAAGCGGACGCCTACTGCGACCGGATCGCCATCATGAACCACGGGCGGATCGCCGCCAGCGGCACGCCTGAGGAGCTGAAGCGCCTCGTCGACCGCGAGGGCGCCACGCTGGAGGACGTCTTCACGGCGGTGACGGGCGACACCCTGGAATCGGGAGGGGACTTCCGTGAGCTCCGTCGACTACGGCGCCGCATCCAGCGCTTCGACTGAGGCGCTCCTGCGCCCCAGGAGCCGGAGGGAGGAGGTGGCGGCCTACCTGCACGGCGCCCTGGTGGTGGCCGAGACGGAAGTGCGCAAGCTCCGCCACGACCCCACCGAGCTTCTCATGCGCTCCGTCCAGCCGGCGCTCTGGCTGGTCATCTTCGGCAAGGCGCTCTCCCGCGTCCGGGCCATCCCCACGGGGAACGTGGATTACCTGACCTTCATGACGCCCGGCATCCTGGCGCAGTCGGTCATGTTCATCGCCATCTTCTACGGTCTCAACATCATCTGGGACCGCGACGCCGGCATCCTGCAGAAGTTTCTCGTCCTGCCGATCCCCCGCTCCGCCTTCGTGACCGGCAAGGGCTTCGGGGCGGGCGTGCGCGCCGTCAGCCAGGCGGTGGTCATCTTTCTGCTCGCCCTGCTCCTGGGCGTCCGCCTGCGCTGGAGCCTCGCCGGGCTGGCGGGCGCCCTCCTCACGGTGGTGCTGGGGGCCGCCTTCTTCTCCACGCTCTCCATGCTCATCGCCATCGCCGTCAAGACGCGGGAGCGCTTCATGGGCATCGGCCAGGTGATCACCATGCCGCTCTTCTTCGCCTCCAACGCCATCTACCCCATCCAGATCATGCCGGAATGGCTGCGCTGGGTGGCGCGCGTCAACCCCCTCAGCTATATGGTCGACCTGCTGCGCGGCTACCTGGTGGCAGGCCGCGTCCCCGACGCCTGGACCGACTGGCTGGTCCTCCTGGCCGCGGTGGTGGTCAGCCAGTTCCTGGCCGGCCGCCTCTACCACAAGGTGATGCTCTGAGAGTCGGGGGCCGGCCCCGGCGGGACCGGCCCCTTTCGCGGGGCCTCTCCGGGCCTCCGCCGAGGGCCCGCACCCCGTCTCCGCGCCGGGCCGGGCTGCCCCTGCGTCGCGCCTCGGCCGCCCGTCCGGTGCGTGCGATGCGCCTCCCCATCCGCCCGCTCTTGCAGAATAATGACCTACAGAATCTAGGTAAAACGTCGATACCCCCCCACATGCCAATGGAAAGTACTTTTGTATCCATTGACATAGGCTGTAGATCTGATACAGGGTAGGGTATACCCGGTTGGCGGCTTCGAGAAAGAATGGGTTATTTTTAAATATTCGCGCGGGAACGGAGGCCGCCACGGGGCCGCCGGCCGGGCGACGCGGACGGCGCGGGCCGCGCGGGGCACGGGCCGCGCCGGGCCGGACGAGAGGAGGATGTCGAGGGAAGCGATGGCACAGCGGGTCCTCTTCCTGGGCGGCGGCGTGGCGGGCGTCATGACCGCCAACCGCCTGGCCCGCCAGATGCGGCGGGAGATGGAGCGCGGCGAGGTCGAGATCGTCGTCCTGAGCGAGAGCGAGACCCACTTCTACCAGCCGAGCCTGCTCTACGTGGCCTTCGGCGAGACGGTCCCGGAGAGCTACCAGCGGCCGCTGCGCCAGGTGGTGGTGCCGGGGATCCACGTCGTGGTCGACGCGGCCGTGCGGGTGCTTCCGGACGAGCGGGTGGTGGAATGCAGGAGCGGGAACCGGTGGGCGTACGACTTCCTGGTGATCGCCACCGGCTCCCACCCCGATCTGGACGCGATCCCCGGGTTGCGCCAGGGATCGCATACATTCTACCTCCCGGCGGAGGCCAGACGGCTCCGCCAGGCGCTGGACGCCTTCGAGGGCGGGCGCGTGGTGCTCAACGTCAACGTGCCCCACAAGTGTCCGGTGGCGCCGCTGGAGTTCGTCTTCATGCTCGACGCCCGCCTGCGCCGGAGCGGCAGGCGCGAGGCGACGGAGATCGTCTACACCTACCCCATCGGCCGGCTGCACGCCCTGGCCCCCGTGGCCGAATGGGCCGCCGGCGCCTTCGCAGAGCGGGGGATCGTGGGCGAGACGCTCTTCAACGCCGAGGAGGTGGACCCGGAGGGCCGCAAGATCCGCTCCCTGGAGGGCGAGGAGATCGACTACGACCTGCTGGTGGTGGTGCCGCCGCACCGGGGCGCCCGGGTCCTGCGCGACTCGGGGCTGGGCGACAAGGACGGCTGGCTGCCCACCGACCGCCAGACGCTGAAGATGAAGGGCCAGGAGCGCATCTACGTCCTCGGCGACGCCACCGACCTGCCCATCTCCAAGGCGGGCTCCACGGCCCACTACGAGTCGGAGGTGGTGGCGCGCAACCTGGCCCACGAGCTGCGCGGCGAGGCGCCCAGCTCCCTCTACGACGGCAAGGTCTTCTGTTTCGTGGAGACCGGCGGCGACGAGGCGACGTACGTGAGCTTTGACTACGCCAACCCGCCCAGGCCGGTGGACCCGGTGACCACCATCCACTGGTTCAAGCTGGCCTTCAACGAGATGTACTGGCTCTCGCTCCGCGGCTGGGTCTGAGGAGCGCGGACGAAGGGGGGAACTCCATGTCGACCGTCACCACGCAGCCAGCGACCGCCGCGGCCGGGGGGCTCCTCCCCCGCGAGCGGCTGGAGGAGATGGCGGCACTCCTGGCCGCCGTCCGCGACGCCCTCAGCGCGGAGAGCGTGACTGCCATGACCCGCCTCGCCGTCCAGTTGGGTGAGGCGGCCGACGAGCTGACCCGTCCCGAGATGGCGTCGCTGCTCTCCGAAATGGCCGGCAGCGCGCCCGCCCTCCGCGAGGCGCTGCGCCTCCTCCGCGAGCTGGAGGCGGGCGGCACCCTGCGCCGCCTGGAGGCGCTGCTCGCCCTGGTCCAGGCGGTGACGGACGCCCTGACGTCCGAGAGCCTGGCCGGGCTCCTGGGGCGCCTCCTGCCCTGGCTGGAGCTGCTGGACCGGCTGGGCGAGAGCCGCCTCGTGGCGAAGCTGCCCGCCCTGCTGCAGGCCGTCGACGAGACGCTGGCCGAGCCGCCGTCGCCGCGGGAACGGGGCGGGATGCTGCGGCTGGTCCGCGCGGTGCGCGAGCCGGAGATCCAGGACGCCCTGACGGCTGGCCTGGGCCTGATGCGGCGGGTGGCTCCCGTCCTGCGTGCCGGCTGAGCCCCCGGCGGAGGCGCCGGGACGCGGCGGGAGCAAGGCAAGCGGAAAGGCGCGGGAGGGATCGTAGTTGGGCGAGGTGATCGCGGTCCTCTCCACCGACCAGGGCTCGCGCAAGGACATCCCCGCCTGGGTACAGAAGGCGGGCCACGAGTTCCCAGGCGTCGAGACGGCGGACGGCTACGACCGGATCGTCCTCAGGAAGCTCAAGTAGCCCGGCTCCCGGGGGAGGCGGCGGGGCGCGGCGGCGGCCTCCGGGGCGGCCGCCGCCCGCTCTCCGGCGCCCCGGGAACGGGGGAGGCGGCGTCGAGGTGGGCGTCAGGCCGTCGGCGCGCGCCCCGCCCGGACTTCCGGGGCTGATGCCGACGAACTGCCCCTCCCATTGGAAGCGCGTTGGGCAGGCCTTCCAGGAGCGCACAGCGTTGTCCTGCGCGGCTTCGCGATGTCGACCAGCGCGTGGAATACCGTGCGAAGCATAGGTGACATATACGGGCTTCGCGAGTGAGGGCCACTGAACCGCGGCCGTCCAGTCCGCGCGCTTTTTGCCCGGGTGGGAAGGGTTCGGGGACACCCTCCCGGACCTACGTGGGCGGGTACG
This genomic window from Bacillota bacterium contains:
- a CDS encoding NADH-quinone oxidoreductase subunit M, with amino-acid sequence MHVPILSVLLLLPLAGALVTLALPAGRPGLLRGWATAVAALELLLFAVALGGFDPGRSGFQLMERVPWVPSLGIQYYLGVDGIGLAMVGLSALVWLVAVIASYGIEERVKEYFLLLLILEAAVMGVFESLDYVLFYVAWELVLVPMYFLIAIWGGPRREYAAMKFILYTMVGSLLMLVGIVALYAFTGFRTFSIPEIARLAPAMVPAQWKDWIWLLLFAGFAVKVPIWPFHTWLPDAHVEAPTPISVVLAAILLKLGVFGFLRISDPTLPEAARHFAPAFAALGVINILYAAFAALAQKDMKRVVAYSSISHMGFAVLGIAAGTPLSVNGAVFVMVSHGLVAAMLFLMVGVFYDRTHTRDMDRVNGMYDATPVAATFMAFAAFANLGLPFLSGFVGEFFTLAGTIGVFRTQVFLAAAGLVMVAAFNLMLMHKVLMGRPHEEHRGLPDIRPREVVSMLPLMAFTLLLGVLPATLVHLTNPSALQLVRLLAGLGGGL
- a CDS encoding NADH-quinone oxidoreductase subunit N, with product MPPVADLAAILPELILTGLGLLLLLVAAFVDERGERAVSPYLTVAGLLVAFASLAWTPLRNRPVLGGMVHADLFTLFFRMVLIGALLIVVLMSGRYAERRGISAGAFYALLVFATVGALFFLDAGDAVSFYVGLETLTIPSYLLAGMLTRDARSNEAALKYFLNGAVASAILLFGLSLLYGATGTTALAAIATRLAASGADPLALSGLLLVLVGLGFKVSAVPFHLWAPDTYEGSPTPVTAFLSVVSKGAAFAAILRLLFTALTPLRADWSAVFAVLSLLSMIVGNVSALHQRNLKRLLAYSSIAHAGYVMAGLAAGTALGFQAVMFYVLVYAVMNLGAFAVVVALGEAGEEESLEGIRGLGRRNPWLAAAMTLFLLSLIGIPFFPGFWGKLYLFQATVQAGMAWLAITIGVNSAVSVYYYYGVIHAMFVQQPEEGRAAALHTSWGVGLGVAVTALAVLLVGLAPGGFLGWVAQAAWFR
- a CDS encoding MarR family transcriptional regulator: MDEVSDSLVALCQLIRRRTHPVRRGEMTPEQFWLLHRLERRGPLSIGRLAEELGVSQSSVTVSCQRLERMGWLRRRRLSSDERVVEVELTGEGGERLASWREARRRLVAELLEPLADGERAELGRLLRRVLAAAGGEEGMGDGTD
- a CDS encoding ATP-binding cassette domain-containing protein; translation: MALIEVRGLVKRFGAQTAVDGISFDVEEGEVFGLLGPNGAGKTTTIRILTTLIPPTAGEVHIAGLDLRREGPRLRQLFGYVPQNLSADGSLTGYENLLITAKLLGLPRAERERRIDETLRLLRLEEARDQLVQQYSGGMVRRLEVGQAILHRPRLLILDEPTVGLDPAARNAIWAMLGQLRRESGLTVLVTTHYMEEADAYCDRIAIMNHGRIAASGTPEELKRLVDREGATLEDVFTAVTGDTLESGGDFRELRRLRRRIQRFD
- a CDS encoding ABC transporter permease; amino-acid sequence: MRPRSRREEVAAYLHGALVVAETEVRKLRHDPTELLMRSVQPALWLVIFGKALSRVRAIPTGNVDYLTFMTPGILAQSVMFIAIFYGLNIIWDRDAGILQKFLVLPIPRSAFVTGKGFGAGVRAVSQAVVIFLLALLLGVRLRWSLAGLAGALLTVVLGAAFFSTLSMLIAIAVKTRERFMGIGQVITMPLFFASNAIYPIQIMPEWLRWVARVNPLSYMVDLLRGYLVAGRVPDAWTDWLVLLAAVVVSQFLAGRLYHKVML
- a CDS encoding NAD(P)/FAD-dependent oxidoreductase; its protein translation is MAQRVLFLGGGVAGVMTANRLARQMRREMERGEVEIVVLSESETHFYQPSLLYVAFGETVPESYQRPLRQVVVPGIHVVVDAAVRVLPDERVVECRSGNRWAYDFLVIATGSHPDLDAIPGLRQGSHTFYLPAEARRLRQALDAFEGGRVVLNVNVPHKCPVAPLEFVFMLDARLRRSGRREATEIVYTYPIGRLHALAPVAEWAAGAFAERGIVGETLFNAEEVDPEGRKIRSLEGEEIDYDLLVVVPPHRGARVLRDSGLGDKDGWLPTDRQTLKMKGQERIYVLGDATDLPISKAGSTAHYESEVVARNLAHELRGEAPSSLYDGKVFCFVETGGDEATYVSFDYANPPRPVDPVTTIHWFKLAFNEMYWLSLRGWV
- a CDS encoding sulfurtransferase TusA family protein encodes the protein MGEVIAVLSTDQGSRKDIPAWVQKAGHEFPGVETADGYDRIVLRKLK